The following proteins are encoded in a genomic region of Nocardioides renjunii:
- a CDS encoding energy-coupling factor ABC transporter permease, translating into MHVPDGFLDAPTSVATGAVAAAAVAVSLRGARRELDDRTAPMAGLVATFVFAAQMINFPVGAGTSGHLMGGALAAVLVGPWTAVLCLSVVLVVQALLMADGGVTALGTNVTLIGVVTVAVGWAVFVLLRRVLPGRLELVAPAAAVGAFVSVPVAALVFTGLFAVGGNAPVDLGAVATAMLGWHTVIGIGEAVITGLVVASVVATRPDLVHGARPLVAERELITRTVVPS; encoded by the coding sequence GTGCACGTGCCCGACGGCTTCCTCGACGCCCCCACCTCGGTGGCCACTGGCGCGGTGGCGGCGGCCGCGGTGGCGGTGTCCCTGCGGGGCGCGCGCCGCGAGCTCGACGACCGTACGGCGCCCATGGCCGGCCTCGTCGCCACCTTCGTGTTCGCCGCCCAGATGATCAACTTCCCCGTGGGCGCGGGCACCAGCGGCCACCTGATGGGCGGCGCCCTCGCCGCCGTCCTGGTCGGGCCCTGGACGGCCGTGCTGTGCCTCTCGGTCGTGCTGGTGGTGCAGGCGCTGCTCATGGCCGACGGCGGCGTGACCGCGCTCGGCACCAACGTCACCCTCATCGGCGTCGTCACCGTCGCGGTCGGGTGGGCCGTCTTCGTCCTGCTGCGCCGCGTGCTGCCCGGCCGCCTCGAGCTCGTGGCGCCGGCCGCGGCCGTCGGCGCGTTCGTGAGCGTGCCGGTCGCCGCCCTCGTCTTCACGGGCCTGTTCGCCGTCGGCGGCAACGCGCCGGTCGACCTCGGCGCGGTCGCGACCGCGATGCTCGGCTGGCACACCGTCATCGGGATCGGCGAGGCCGTGATCACCGGGCTCGTCGTCGCCAGCGTGGTCGCCACCCGCCCCGACCTGGTCCACGGCGCCCGACCGCTCGTCGCCGAGCGCGAGCTCATCACCCGCACGGTGGTGCCCTCGTGA
- the bcp gene encoding thioredoxin-dependent thiol peroxidase, producing the protein MSDRLAPGDPAPDFTLTSDTEEQVSLADLRGKKVIVYFYPAAMTPGCTTQACDFTESLDSLRGAGYEVLGVSKDKPAKLATFRERDALTLTLLSDEDLAVHRAYGAHGTKKLYGKEVQGVLRSTFVVDEDGKVELAQYNVKATGHVAKLRRDLGLD; encoded by the coding sequence ATGTCCGACCGTCTCGCCCCCGGCGACCCCGCCCCCGACTTCACCCTCACCAGCGACACCGAGGAGCAGGTGAGCCTCGCGGACCTGCGCGGCAAGAAGGTGATCGTCTACTTCTACCCGGCGGCCATGACGCCCGGCTGCACGACGCAGGCCTGCGACTTCACCGAGTCCCTCGACTCGCTGCGCGGGGCCGGCTACGAGGTCCTCGGGGTGTCCAAGGACAAGCCGGCCAAGCTGGCGACGTTCCGCGAGCGCGACGCCCTGACCCTCACCCTGCTGTCCGACGAGGACCTGGCGGTGCACCGCGCGTACGGCGCGCACGGCACCAAGAAGCTCTACGGCAAGGAGGTCCAGGGTGTGCTCCGCTCGACCTTCGTGGTCGACGAGGACGGCAAGGTCGAGCTCGCGCAGTACAACGTCAAGGCCACCGGCCACGTGGCCAAGCTGCGCCGGGACCTCGGGCTGGACTGA
- a CDS encoding bile acid:sodium symporter family protein translates to MDSALTTVGLPLALAIIMFGLGLDLTVADFRRVGRAPRAVAVALACQIVLLPAICFGLVVLFDLPALLGIGMLLLAASPGGTTANLFSHLFRGDVALNITLTAINTVVAVVTLPLITGLAIAWYDRQDDVTMPLVEIVKVFALILLPVGIGMVVNNRAPGFARRMDKPVRIGSAVILAILVLGILVDQLENVGDYLADVGLITALFCAISLVVGYVVPKAFGVTGPQAIASSMEVGVHNATLAIFVAVEVLDEVEISVPAAVYSIVMFVFAALWGTWVSRRVSSREDVSVA, encoded by the coding sequence ATGGACTCCGCGCTGACCACCGTCGGACTGCCCCTCGCGCTGGCGATCATCATGTTCGGCCTCGGCCTCGACCTGACGGTCGCCGACTTCCGGCGGGTCGGCCGGGCGCCCCGCGCCGTCGCGGTGGCGCTGGCGTGCCAGATCGTCCTGCTGCCGGCGATCTGCTTCGGGCTGGTGGTGCTCTTCGACCTGCCGGCCCTGCTCGGCATCGGCATGCTGCTGCTCGCCGCCTCACCCGGCGGCACCACGGCCAACCTCTTCAGCCACCTGTTCCGCGGCGACGTCGCGCTCAACATCACGCTCACCGCGATCAACACGGTGGTCGCCGTCGTCACGCTGCCGCTAATCACCGGCCTGGCCATCGCGTGGTACGACCGCCAGGACGACGTCACGATGCCGCTGGTCGAGATCGTCAAGGTGTTCGCGCTGATCCTGCTGCCCGTCGGCATCGGCATGGTGGTCAACAACCGCGCCCCGGGCTTCGCGCGGCGCATGGACAAGCCGGTGCGGATCGGCTCGGCGGTGATCCTGGCGATCCTGGTCCTGGGCATCCTGGTCGACCAGCTCGAGAACGTCGGCGACTACCTCGCCGACGTCGGGCTGATCACCGCGCTGTTCTGCGCGATCAGCCTGGTCGTGGGCTACGTCGTCCCCAAGGCGTTCGGGGTCACCGGGCCGCAGGCGATCGCCTCGTCGATGGAGGTCGGCGTGCACAACGCGACGCTCGCCATCTTCGTCGCCGTCGAGGTGCTCGACGAGGTCGAGATCTCGGTGCCGGCGGCGGTCTACTCGATCGTCATGTTCGTGTTCGCCGCCCTGTGGGGCACGTGGGTGTCGCGCCGGGTGTCGTCCCGCGAGGACGTCTCAGTCGCCTGA
- the rdgB gene encoding RdgB/HAM1 family non-canonical purine NTP pyrophosphatase — MKVFLASANGKKILEMQRILAEAVPDVEVLGIADVEGYVEPVEDQPTFAGNALLKARAGVAATGMPSVADDSGLCVDALNGMPGVLSARWSGPPKSDARNNQLLLDQLHDVPDERRGAHFACAVAWVMPDGRERVVEGRMDGRIIREPRGSGGFGYDVLFVAVEHDAEGLTSAELDPAEKDRISHRGRALRELVTHVAADLSGD; from the coding sequence ATGAAGGTGTTCCTCGCCTCGGCCAACGGCAAGAAGATCCTCGAGATGCAGCGCATCCTGGCCGAGGCGGTGCCGGACGTCGAGGTCCTCGGCATCGCCGACGTCGAGGGCTACGTCGAGCCCGTCGAGGACCAGCCCACCTTCGCCGGCAACGCGCTGCTGAAGGCCCGCGCGGGGGTCGCGGCCACCGGGATGCCGTCGGTCGCGGACGACAGCGGCCTGTGCGTCGATGCGCTCAACGGGATGCCCGGCGTGCTGTCCGCGCGCTGGTCCGGCCCGCCCAAGAGCGACGCGCGCAACAACCAGCTCCTGCTCGACCAGCTCCACGACGTCCCTGACGAGCGCCGGGGCGCGCACTTCGCCTGCGCCGTCGCGTGGGTGATGCCCGACGGGCGCGAGCGGGTGGTCGAGGGACGCATGGACGGCCGCATCATCCGCGAGCCCAGGGGGAGCGGCGGGTTCGGCTACGACGTCCTCTTCGTCGCCGTCGAGCACGATGCGGAGGGCCTCACCTCCGCCGAGCTCGACCCGGCCGAGAAGGACCGCATCTCCCACCGGGGGCGGGCGCTGCGCGAGCTGGTGACCCACGTCGCCGCGGACCTCTCAGGCGACTGA
- the rph gene encoding ribonuclease PH, which translates to MTDSTPRADGRADDELRPITFTRGWLDHAAGSVLVEFGGTRVLCAASASEGVPRWRKGSGLGWVTAEYAMLPAATNTRSDRESVKGRIGGRTHEISRLIGRSLRAVIDYQALGENTIVLDCDVLQADGGTRTAAITGAYVALADAVAHLRASGALAGEPLTGSVAAVSVGIIDGAPRLDLPYVEDVRAETDMNVVMTGDGKFVEVQGTAEGAAFDRAELDALLGLAEKGCADLTRLQQEALAR; encoded by the coding sequence ATGACTGACTCCACTCCTCGCGCCGACGGCCGGGCCGACGACGAGCTCCGCCCGATCACCTTCACCCGCGGCTGGCTCGACCACGCCGCCGGGTCCGTGCTCGTCGAGTTCGGCGGCACCCGGGTGCTCTGTGCCGCCTCGGCGTCCGAGGGCGTCCCGCGCTGGCGCAAGGGCTCGGGCCTCGGCTGGGTCACCGCCGAGTACGCCATGCTCCCCGCCGCGACCAACACCCGGTCCGACCGCGAGTCGGTCAAGGGCCGCATCGGCGGCCGCACCCACGAGATCTCCCGCCTCATCGGCCGCTCGCTGCGCGCGGTCATCGACTACCAGGCCCTCGGCGAGAACACCATCGTCCTGGACTGCGACGTGCTGCAGGCCGACGGCGGCACCCGCACGGCGGCCATCACCGGGGCCTACGTCGCGCTGGCCGACGCCGTCGCCCACCTGCGGGCCAGCGGCGCGCTGGCCGGCGAGCCGCTCACCGGCTCGGTGGCGGCGGTGAGCGTCGGCATCATCGACGGGGCGCCGCGGCTCGACCTGCCCTACGTCGAGGACGTCCGCGCCGAGACCGACATGAACGTCGTGATGACCGGCGACGGCAAGTTCGTCGAGGTGCAGGGCACCGCCGAGGGCGCGGCCTTCGACCGCGCCGAACTCGACGCCCTGCTGGGCCTGGCCGAGAAGGGCTGCGCCGACCTCACGCGCCTCCAGCAGGAGGCGCTGGCGCGATGA
- a CDS encoding ATP-binding protein produces MTTRPADSETQPELTWAANAWRYALCLVFSVAVWQTVAAAEWRDSRPTFFLEVVLGVAAFVLVHFRRRAPVQVALAVAAMSALSGLAAGPATLAAVSVATRREPREVVLVGVVNFLAAQTWTSLAPIEDNDYLVTTLVNLTVNAGMMGWGLYIGSRRELLWSLRSRAERAETEQELRLAQARSTERARIAREMHDVLAHRITQVSMQAGALAFRDDLDRERLREGLGQIQAQANDALHELRDVLGVLREDDPGPATARPQPTYDDIVALVAEARTLGLEVDWSDDVDATVPVPPATGRTLYRIVQEGITNVRKHAPGSEVEIRSTGDPRAGITVVLANPMGDRGTGAPGAGLGLVGLRERAELRGGRLDQRTDGSRFVLEAWLPWSA; encoded by the coding sequence GTGACGACCCGCCCCGCCGACTCCGAGACCCAGCCGGAGCTGACGTGGGCGGCGAACGCGTGGCGCTACGCGCTGTGCCTCGTCTTCTCCGTGGCGGTGTGGCAGACGGTCGCGGCGGCCGAGTGGCGCGACAGCCGGCCGACGTTCTTCCTCGAGGTCGTCCTGGGCGTCGCCGCCTTCGTGCTGGTCCACTTCCGCCGCCGAGCCCCCGTCCAGGTCGCGCTCGCGGTCGCGGCGATGAGCGCGCTGTCCGGCCTCGCGGCCGGTCCGGCGACGCTCGCGGCAGTCTCGGTCGCCACCCGCCGCGAGCCCCGCGAGGTCGTGCTGGTCGGCGTCGTGAACTTCCTCGCCGCGCAGACGTGGACCAGCCTCGCGCCCATCGAGGACAACGACTACCTGGTGACCACCCTGGTCAACCTCACCGTCAACGCCGGGATGATGGGCTGGGGCCTCTACATCGGCTCGCGCCGCGAGCTCCTGTGGAGCCTGCGCAGCCGGGCCGAGCGCGCCGAGACCGAGCAGGAGCTCCGGCTGGCGCAGGCACGCTCCACGGAACGGGCCAGGATCGCCCGCGAGATGCACGACGTGCTGGCCCACCGGATCACCCAGGTGTCCATGCAGGCGGGAGCACTGGCGTTCCGCGACGACCTCGACCGCGAGCGGCTCCGCGAGGGGCTGGGCCAGATCCAGGCCCAGGCCAACGACGCGCTCCACGAGCTGCGCGACGTGCTCGGGGTGCTGCGCGAGGACGACCCCGGCCCGGCCACCGCGCGCCCGCAGCCGACGTACGACGACATCGTGGCGCTGGTCGCCGAGGCCCGCACGCTCGGCCTCGAGGTCGACTGGTCCGACGACGTGGACGCCACCGTCCCGGTCCCGCCCGCCACCGGTCGCACCCTCTATCGGATCGTGCAGGAGGGCATCACCAACGTGCGCAAGCACGCCCCCGGCTCGGAGGTGGAGATCCGCTCGACCGGCGACCCGCGAGCCGGCATCACGGTGGTGCTCGCCAACCCGATGGGCGACCGGGGAACCGGTGCCCCGGGCGCCGGTCTCGGGCTCGTCGGGCTGCGCGAGCGCGCCGAGCTGCGCGGTGGCCGGCTCGACCAGCGCACCGACGGGTCACGGTTCGTTCTGGAGGCATGGCTACCGTGGAGCGCGTGA
- a CDS encoding response regulator transcription factor gives MIRVLIVDDDPLVRSALSLMLGGQSDLEVVGEAPNGEEGLALVDELAPHVVLMDIRMPVMDGLEATQVLHRRPSPPSVVVLTTFDADDHVLRAVASGADGFLLKDTPPGDIVAAIRTVAAGDAMLSPSATRSLVSRLRSTTSSDRVATASDRLTALTERELEVAVCVGRGLSNSQIASELYLSIPTVKSHVSRLLTKLGSTNRVQVAMVVHDAGLV, from the coding sequence GTGATCCGGGTCCTCATCGTCGACGACGACCCGCTGGTCCGGTCGGCGCTGTCGCTGATGCTCGGCGGCCAGTCCGACCTCGAGGTCGTCGGCGAGGCACCCAACGGCGAGGAGGGCCTCGCGCTGGTCGACGAGCTCGCCCCGCACGTGGTCCTGATGGACATCCGGATGCCGGTGATGGACGGCCTCGAGGCCACCCAGGTCCTGCACCGGCGGCCGTCCCCGCCCTCGGTCGTCGTGCTGACCACCTTCGACGCCGACGACCACGTCCTGCGCGCGGTCGCCTCGGGCGCCGACGGGTTCCTGCTCAAGGACACCCCGCCGGGCGACATCGTGGCCGCGATCCGCACCGTCGCCGCGGGCGACGCGATGCTGTCGCCGTCGGCCACCCGCAGCCTGGTCTCGCGGCTGCGCAGCACCACCTCGTCGGACCGGGTCGCCACCGCCTCCGACCGGCTGACCGCCCTCACCGAGCGGGAGCTCGAGGTGGCGGTCTGCGTCGGCCGCGGCCTCAGCAACTCCCAGATCGCGTCCGAGCTCTACCTGTCGATCCCGACGGTGAAGTCACACGTGTCGCGGCTGCTGACCAAGCTCGGCAGCACCAACCGGGTGCAGGTCGCGATGGTCGTGCACGACGCGGGCCTGGTCTGA
- a CDS encoding MBL fold metallo-hydrolase, giving the protein MRLTVVGCSGSYPGPDSPASCYLLEAEHTSEEGPGAGETRTWRILLDLGNGALGALHRHVDPLTVDAVLLSHLHADHCLDLCGYYVMRKYHPTGPQPRIPVWGPAGTAERMARAYDLPVDPGMTEEFDFREHADDAGPVTIGPFRVEPHRVVHPVAAYALSVTAGGRTLVYSGDTGPCPALDEAAAGAHLLLAEASFRTAEDNPPDLHMTGADCGRTASKAGVERLVLTHVPPWHDRADAEAEARTEWAGPLDVARAGATYDV; this is encoded by the coding sequence ATGAGGCTCACCGTCGTCGGCTGCTCGGGGTCCTACCCGGGGCCGGACTCGCCGGCCAGCTGCTACCTGCTCGAGGCCGAGCACACGTCGGAGGAGGGCCCGGGGGCGGGGGAGACCCGCACCTGGCGGATCCTGCTCGACCTCGGCAACGGCGCGCTCGGCGCGCTGCACCGCCACGTCGACCCGCTCACGGTCGACGCGGTGCTCCTCAGCCACCTGCACGCCGACCACTGCCTGGACCTGTGCGGCTACTACGTCATGCGCAAGTACCACCCCACCGGCCCGCAGCCGCGGATCCCGGTGTGGGGGCCGGCCGGCACCGCCGAGCGGATGGCGCGCGCCTACGACCTGCCGGTCGACCCCGGCATGACCGAGGAGTTCGACTTCCGCGAGCACGCCGACGACGCGGGCCCCGTGACGATCGGCCCGTTCCGCGTCGAGCCGCACCGGGTGGTGCACCCGGTCGCGGCCTACGCCCTGAGCGTCACCGCCGGTGGCCGCACGCTGGTCTACTCCGGCGACACCGGCCCCTGCCCGGCCCTCGACGAGGCGGCCGCCGGGGCCCACCTCCTGCTGGCCGAGGCGTCCTTCCGGACCGCCGAGGACAACCCGCCGGACCTCCACATGACCGGCGCCGACTGCGGCCGCACGGCGTCGAAGGCCGGTGTCGAGCGGCTCGTGCTGACCCACGTCCCGCCGTGGCACGACCGCGCTGACGCCGAGGCGGAGGCCCGCACCGAGTGGGCCGGCCCGCTCGACGTGGCGCGCGCCGGGGCGACGTACGACGTCTGA